From Bacteroidia bacterium, one genomic window encodes:
- a CDS encoding T9SS C-terminal target domain-containing protein, which produces MYIYNHKMKNWLIALAVLAGLPAMAEKTHNVYPGTNVTVQKLEQSSAACVPAKSSTILQLNNVRALIHTGGDMWWDLIGNARYEVPKGSGKTALFAGSLWMGGVDAQGNLKVAALRFRENGTDYWPGPLTTDGSASITGDQCAKYDQHFVINRSDVDQFVGWWNTPEDQKAILYPGYTIPQSILNWPAHGDVSLGQDYDLAPYVDVDQSGDYNPEQGGDYPKYDINGTIDCKTSREEKLYGDQTLWWVFNDKGNIHTESGAQSIGMEIHAQAFAFATNDEINDMTFYNYRLINRSTYRLTGTYFGQWVDGDLGYGQDDFVGCDVMRGLGYFYNGDDEDGPQEPIRNYGKQPPAIGIDFFEGPYQDNDSIDNHWGIGPREALNGLGYGSEASPNGDGIVDNERFGMRRFVYHNNTGGGGPQAMTDPQTGSDYYNYLRSIWKDGNKMTYGGTGYQSGGPECDFMFPGNSDPYNWGTQGVVPPGCNGTSEWSEECVGNTPYDRRSIQSAGPFTLEPGARNDITIGVVYARATNGGPYASVEKLRLVDDKAQALFENCFRVLNGPDAPDVNIVELDRELVITLSNRPSSNNYKERYKEKDPQIISPSGTTYDEYYHFEGYQIYQVKDSSASANDLSDPDKAVLVAQCDLKNGVTQLINYEKNPGFVGFDPEGYLPFEKVNGSDNGIRHSFKISRDEFATGEKTLVNFKSYFFIAIAYGYNEYKKYDPNDPFSLDGQKKPYKAGRKLASGLSIRAVKAIPHNTSPEKDGLILNSKYGSHPEVTRVEGMGNGGNAISLTSETIAKILELPVGSAQLEQITYDTTGSPVDIKVVDPKSVPNSSFVFEMLDSISNTGLSDAYWRLIDVNNQDTVYSDTMINSINEQIIPKWGLSVSVSQVKDPGEEPTNGNGFITASYEFADPKKIWLSGIPDADGPSNFNWIRSGTLEEPAPGTYSDYNGSSNFIDPQQNYEQILGGIIAPYKLVCRNDTLAAPAWRNTTASLLNKFENVSSIDLVITSDRSKWTRCPVIETGDLGYPKIGGALKFNLRRSKPIDQDGNFQDIADTAYGMGWFPGYAINVETGERLNMMYGEDSWLPGENGSDMKWNPSSNLMDGFNTYFGGKHYVYVLGHNGNDPAKDCPTYDGGAWIYKNLVGTPSDAIKRNVYKDVMWVYLPLLQPQRQMLETDVKVRVRTNKSYQSQLGYEWLAANPVNDQRPRYTFSTSNLAAMPKDNTTAKNALDLINVVPNPYYAYSGYESSQLDNRIKITNLPIKCTVRIYTAGGILVRTISKDNDKTFTDWDLKNDVGVPIASGVYIIHIAAPGIGEKTIKWFGSLRPIDVNNF; this is translated from the coding sequence ATGTACATTTATAATCATAAGATGAAAAATTGGCTAATCGCCCTGGCCGTCCTAGCCGGATTGCCTGCCATGGCGGAGAAAACACATAATGTTTATCCCGGTACTAACGTAACTGTTCAAAAATTAGAACAGTCATCCGCCGCATGTGTTCCCGCAAAATCCTCTACTATCCTTCAACTCAACAACGTTAGAGCTTTAATTCACACCGGTGGCGACATGTGGTGGGATTTAATAGGTAATGCACGTTACGAGGTGCCTAAGGGTTCCGGAAAAACTGCCTTGTTCGCAGGTTCTCTTTGGATGGGTGGTGTGGATGCCCAAGGTAACCTTAAAGTGGCTGCCCTTCGTTTCCGAGAAAATGGTACCGATTACTGGCCCGGCCCACTTACAACCGATGGATCGGCTTCTATCACCGGTGATCAGTGTGCTAAATACGACCAGCACTTTGTTATTAATAGATCTGATGTGGATCAATTTGTTGGATGGTGGAATACTCCGGAAGATCAGAAAGCTATTCTATACCCGGGCTACACTATTCCTCAATCTATTCTGAACTGGCCTGCCCACGGTGATGTTTCGTTAGGCCAGGATTATGATTTGGCTCCCTATGTGGATGTTGACCAAAGTGGAGACTATAATCCTGAACAAGGTGGTGACTACCCTAAGTACGATATTAATGGTACCATTGATTGTAAAACTTCTCGCGAAGAAAAATTGTATGGTGACCAAACCCTTTGGTGGGTATTCAACGATAAAGGTAATATTCATACAGAGTCTGGTGCACAATCCATTGGTATGGAAATTCACGCTCAGGCATTTGCTTTCGCTACTAACGATGAAATCAATGATATGACTTTCTATAACTATCGTTTGATCAATCGTTCAACTTATCGACTTACAGGTACCTACTTCGGACAATGGGTGGATGGTGACCTTGGATATGGTCAAGATGACTTTGTTGGTTGCGATGTAATGCGTGGCTTGGGTTATTTTTACAATGGCGATGATGAAGATGGACCGCAAGAGCCAATTCGTAACTATGGAAAACAACCACCTGCAATTGGTATCGATTTCTTTGAAGGACCTTACCAGGATAACGATAGTATTGATAATCACTGGGGAATTGGCCCAAGAGAAGCGCTTAATGGTCTTGGTTATGGTTCTGAAGCAAGTCCAAACGGTGATGGTATTGTGGATAATGAGCGTTTTGGTATGCGTCGTTTCGTTTACCACAACAATACCGGTGGTGGTGGCCCTCAAGCAATGACTGATCCGCAAACTGGTTCTGACTACTACAACTACCTTCGTTCCATTTGGAAAGATGGTAACAAAATGACTTATGGTGGAACCGGCTACCAAAGCGGTGGACCTGAATGTGACTTTATGTTCCCCGGAAATTCCGACCCTTACAATTGGGGAACACAAGGTGTAGTTCCTCCGGGATGTAATGGAACTTCCGAATGGTCTGAAGAGTGTGTGGGCAATACTCCATACGACCGTCGTAGTATTCAATCTGCCGGTCCATTTACATTGGAGCCGGGTGCCAGAAACGATATTACGATTGGTGTGGTGTATGCCCGCGCTACTAATGGCGGCCCTTATGCATCCGTTGAAAAACTTCGTTTGGTAGATGACAAAGCTCAGGCCTTGTTCGAAAATTGTTTCCGCGTATTGAATGGTCCTGATGCTCCGGATGTTAACATTGTTGAATTAGACAGAGAGTTGGTGATAACTCTTTCCAACCGTCCAAGTTCTAATAACTATAAAGAGCGTTACAAGGAAAAAGATCCTCAAATTATTAGTCCTTCGGGAACCACTTATGATGAATATTATCATTTTGAAGGTTACCAAATTTACCAGGTGAAAGATAGCTCAGCATCTGCTAATGACCTTTCCGACCCTGATAAAGCTGTTTTAGTGGCTCAATGCGATTTGAAAAACGGAGTTACTCAATTGATTAACTATGAGAAAAATCCGGGCTTTGTAGGTTTTGATCCGGAAGGCTATTTGCCTTTCGAAAAAGTTAATGGATCTGATAACGGTATTCGTCACTCCTTCAAAATTTCTCGTGATGAGTTTGCAACCGGTGAGAAAACTTTAGTGAATTTCAAAAGTTACTTCTTTATTGCAATTGCATACGGTTACAATGAATACAAAAAGTATGATCCAAATGATCCTTTTAGCCTGGATGGACAAAAGAAACCATACAAAGCCGGTCGTAAACTTGCTAGTGGATTGTCAATCCGTGCAGTTAAAGCCATTCCGCATAACACTAGCCCAGAGAAAGATGGTTTGATCTTGAATTCTAAATATGGTTCTCATCCGGAAGTTACAAGGGTAGAAGGTATGGGTAATGGTGGAAATGCCATTAGTTTAACCTCTGAGACCATAGCTAAAATTTTAGAATTGCCTGTTGGTTCAGCTCAATTGGAACAAATTACTTACGATACTACCGGTTCTCCAGTTGATATCAAAGTAGTGGATCCTAAAAGTGTTCCTAATTCAAGTTTTGTTTTCGAAATGTTGGATTCAATTAGTAACACCGGTTTAAGTGATGCTTATTGGAGGCTAATCGATGTAAACAATCAGGATACTGTGTATTCAGATACCATGATTAATTCCATCAACGAGCAAATTATTCCTAAGTGGGGACTTAGTGTGAGTGTGTCACAAGTGAAAGATCCTGGTGAAGAGCCTACCAATGGCAATGGCTTCATTACAGCATCCTATGAGTTCGCTGATCCTAAGAAAATTTGGCTATCAGGGATACCGGATGCCGATGGACCTTCTAATTTTAACTGGATTCGCTCCGGTACCTTAGAGGAACCTGCTCCGGGTACGTACTCTGATTACAATGGAAGTAGCAATTTTATAGATCCGCAACAAAATTACGAACAGATATTGGGTGGTATTATTGCCCCTTATAAATTGGTTTGTAGAAACGATACCTTGGCCGCACCGGCTTGGAGAAATACTACCGCATCTTTGCTCAATAAATTTGAAAATGTAAGCAGTATTGATTTGGTAATTACTTCCGATCGGTCTAAATGGACTCGTTGTCCGGTTATTGAAACAGGAGATCTGGGTTATCCAAAAATTGGAGGAGCTTTGAAGTTTAATCTTCGTCGCTCAAAACCAATTGATCAGGATGGTAACTTCCAAGATATTGCCGATACGGCGTACGGTATGGGTTGGTTCCCGGGTTATGCCATTAACGTTGAAACAGGTGAACGTCTAAACATGATGTATGGTGAAGATTCCTGGTTGCCTGGCGAGAATGGTTCGGATATGAAATGGAATCCAAGCTCTAATCTGATGGATGGTTTCAATACATATTTCGGTGGTAAACACTATGTGTATGTATTGGGTCACAATGGCAACGATCCGGCAAAAGATTGTCCAACCTACGATGGTGGGGCTTGGATATATAAGAATTTGGTCGGTACCCCAAGTGACGCTATTAAACGTAATGTCTATAAAGATGTAATGTGGGTTTACCTTCCATTGCTTCAACCACAACGTCAAATGCTTGAGACAGATGTTAAAGTTAGGGTTAGAACGAATAAATCATATCAGTCTCAATTGGGTTATGAATGGTTAGCCGCTAATCCGGTTAATGATCAACGTCCACGCTACACCTTTAGCACCAGCAACTTGGCCGCAATGCCAAAAGACAATACCACCGCTAAAAATGCATTGGATTTGATTAATGTTGTTCCTAATCCTTATTATGCCTATTCCGGTTATGAAAGTTCTCAGTTAGATAACCGAATTAAAATTACCAACCTTCCAATAAAATGTACAGTTCGTATTTATACTGCAGGTGGTATTTTGGTTCGTACAATCTCAAAAGATAACGATAAAACCTTTACTGATTGGGATTTGAAAAATGATGTTGGTGTGCCAATCGCTAGTGGTGTTTATATAATCCATATTGCGGCACCTGGTATCGGTGAGAAAACCATTAAATGGTTTGGTTCTCTGAGACCAATCGATGTAAACAATTTCTAA
- a CDS encoding PorV/PorQ family protein, protein MKKRIILLTAAAIWTGMAVAGNPDRAGQAGATELLVNPWARSSGWFGANAACISGIESVHLNVAGLAFTRKTEVVFAHTNWMGNSGIGINTAGISQKVGETGTIGISIMSMDFGNIPITTFDLPDGGIGNFKPSYLNIGVSYAKAFSNSIYGGVTVKIISESMANLKAGGFCFDAGIQYVTTLGNRTKELRKNNFRFGIALRNVGPTMSFSGDGMSLNGTVNATGSSMTLEQRSSKFELPSLLSIGLTFIQRFNPEHSLNISGTFTSNSFSNDNIAGGLEYNWKNILMLRGGYNYQKDITNKEVAHIAYMGPSAGATVEIPITKSRTTDDGRTKGGMTFGIDYSYRATYNFGGIHSFGARIKL, encoded by the coding sequence ATGAAAAAACGTATAATCCTATTAACCGCAGCAGCCATTTGGACAGGAATGGCTGTTGCCGGTAACCCTGATAGAGCCGGTCAGGCCGGTGCTACAGAATTGCTCGTTAATCCTTGGGCAAGAAGTTCCGGATGGTTTGGCGCTAATGCTGCCTGTATTTCCGGTATCGAATCTGTACACTTAAATGTGGCTGGTTTGGCCTTTACCCGCAAAACAGAAGTGGTTTTTGCTCACACCAATTGGATGGGTAATTCCGGTATCGGAATCAATACCGCCGGTATCTCCCAAAAAGTGGGTGAAACCGGTACCATCGGGATCTCTATCATGTCCATGGATTTCGGTAATATTCCTATTACAACCTTTGACCTTCCGGATGGAGGTATCGGAAATTTTAAACCAAGCTACCTGAATATTGGTGTTAGTTATGCCAAAGCTTTCTCTAATAGTATTTATGGTGGAGTTACCGTTAAAATTATTTCTGAAAGTATGGCTAACCTTAAGGCAGGTGGCTTCTGCTTCGATGCCGGTATCCAATATGTTACCACTTTGGGTAATCGTACAAAAGAATTAAGGAAGAACAACTTTCGTTTTGGTATCGCTCTTAGAAATGTAGGTCCAACAATGTCCTTTTCCGGTGATGGTATGTCCCTAAATGGTACAGTAAATGCAACCGGTTCAAGTATGACTTTGGAACAACGCAGTTCTAAATTCGAATTGCCTTCCTTGCTTTCTATTGGTCTAACCTTTATTCAACGTTTTAATCCTGAACATTCTTTAAATATTTCCGGAACTTTTACATCTAATTCTTTCTCCAACGATAATATCGCCGGAGGTTTGGAGTATAACTGGAAAAATATTTTAATGCTTCGCGGTGGTTATAACTACCAAAAGGACATTACTAACAAGGAAGTTGCTCACATTGCTTACATGGGTCCAAGTGCAGGAGCAACCGTAGAAATTCCAATTACTAAATCCAGAACTACCGATGATGGACGTACCAAAGGTGGAATGACTTTCGGTATAGACTACTCCTACAGAGCTACCTACAATTTTGGTGGTATCCACTCTTTTGGAGCTCGCATTAAGCTATAA